One Microbacterium esteraromaticum genomic window carries:
- the rpmG gene encoding 50S ribosomal protein L33, translating into MAKKAQDIRPIIKLRSTAGTGYTYVTKKNRRNTPDRLVLKKYDPVVRKHVEFREER; encoded by the coding sequence ATGGCCAAGAAGGCTCAGGACATCCGTCCGATCATCAAGCTGCGCTCGACGGCGGGCACCGGTTACACCTACGTGACCAAGAAGAACCGCCGCAACACCCCGGACCGCCTCGTGCTGAAGAAGTACGACCCGGTCGTTCGCAAGCACGTCGAATTCCGCGAGGAGCGTTAA
- a CDS encoding LacI family DNA-binding transcriptional regulator translates to MTRADVARYAGVSTAVVSYVLNDGPKAVAPLTRERVLDAVRVLGYRPNAAARALSMGSADMFGLLVHDNRSPFFAELCHALDQASADNGRSLLIVNSDREQVPTAEQIRDLVSRQIGGLIIADVLTAREQSLVEALGIPTVVIGQFGETDGLHSVGVDFALGAREATAHLVGHGYRDVAFVGSAARYDERERGWRDALTAAGLPLGPLIHVPFTYQGGHDAAMQLIQSGRLPRAVLAASDQIAIGMLAAFGRHGVRVPDDVAIVSFDGTVSADFVWPRLTTAAQPLEAMADAAVRTLLDAGDERGHRAFTTQLRIRESCGCTPS, encoded by the coding sequence GTGACCCGGGCTGACGTCGCCCGATACGCCGGCGTCAGCACGGCCGTCGTCAGCTACGTGCTCAACGACGGGCCGAAGGCCGTCGCGCCCCTGACGCGGGAACGCGTGCTCGACGCCGTGCGCGTGCTCGGCTATCGCCCCAACGCCGCCGCCCGCGCGCTGTCGATGGGCTCCGCCGACATGTTCGGCCTGCTCGTGCACGACAACCGCAGCCCGTTCTTCGCCGAGCTGTGCCACGCCCTCGATCAGGCGAGCGCCGACAACGGCCGCTCGCTGCTCATCGTCAACTCCGACCGCGAGCAGGTGCCCACGGCCGAGCAGATCCGCGATCTCGTCTCGCGTCAGATCGGCGGTCTGATCATCGCCGACGTCCTGACCGCTCGCGAGCAGTCGCTGGTCGAGGCGCTCGGCATCCCCACTGTCGTGATCGGGCAGTTCGGCGAGACCGACGGCCTGCACAGCGTCGGCGTCGACTTCGCGCTCGGAGCCCGCGAGGCCACAGCGCACCTCGTGGGCCACGGCTACCGCGACGTCGCCTTCGTCGGCAGCGCCGCTCGATACGACGAACGAGAACGAGGCTGGCGCGATGCGCTGACCGCGGCCGGCCTTCCGCTCGGCCCGCTCATCCACGTGCCCTTCACCTATCAGGGCGGCCACGACGCGGCCATGCAGCTGATCCAGAGCGGACGCCTGCCTCGCGCCGTGCTCGCGGCGTCCGACCAGATCGCGATCGGGATGCTGGCGGCCTTCGGCCGGCACGGCGTGCGCGTGCCGGACGATGTCGCGATCGTCTCGTTCGACGGCACCGTCTCGGCCGATTTCGTCTGGCCGCGGCTGACGACGGCGGCTCAGCCGCTCGAGGCGATGGCGGATGCGGCGGTGCGCACCCTGCTGGATGCCGGTGATGAGCGCGGTCACCGCGCGTTCACGACGCAGCTGCGCATCCGGGAGTCCTGCGGCTGCACCCCGTCCTGA
- a CDS encoding HU family DNA-binding protein, whose protein sequence is MADKSITKTELVASIASATGESQATVSRVLDSLFATVSDAVAKGSKVSIPGWIAFEQVDTAARTGRNPQTGAEIKIPAGKRVKVTAGSKLKAAVK, encoded by the coding sequence ATGGCTGACAAGTCCATCACCAAGACCGAGCTCGTCGCGAGCATCGCTTCCGCCACCGGCGAGAGCCAGGCCACTGTTTCGCGCGTCCTCGACTCGCTGTTCGCCACCGTCTCGGACGCCGTTGCCAAGGGCAGCAAGGTCTCGATCCCCGGCTGGATCGCGTTCGAGCAGGTCGACACCGCCGCTCGCACCGGCCGCAACCCGCAGACCGGCGCCGAGATCAAGATCCCGGCCGGCAAGCGCGTCAAGGTCACCGCTGGCTCCAAGCTGAAGGCAGCCGTCAAGTAA
- a CDS encoding type IV toxin-antitoxin system AbiEi family antitoxin domain-containing protein translates to MEIVQALQQFDGVARIETLRRLGVTAYQLRRARESGLIHSVRRGWVALRGADRMLVAAARRGVVLSCITLAARRGLWVLDSSEPHVAAPPHAGHASVSTGVIHWSRPLFPRHPDSCEDSLENALVLAARCQPHEAALALWESAFKKELVDPVVLGRVPLPPHAREMLEQATPFADAGTESIFRTRLRWLRLPVTPQVWLLGHRVDFLIGERLVVQIDGGHHVDEQRTSDIAHDALLKLHGFHVIRISYSQLMDRWHEVHALIIAAIAQRLHLAA, encoded by the coding sequence ATGGAGATCGTTCAGGCGCTGCAGCAATTCGATGGCGTGGCCCGGATCGAGACGCTTCGTCGTCTCGGCGTGACGGCATACCAGCTCAGGAGGGCTCGCGAGAGCGGGCTGATCCACTCGGTCAGGCGCGGGTGGGTCGCCTTGCGCGGTGCCGACCGGATGCTGGTGGCGGCCGCGCGCCGAGGAGTGGTGCTCAGCTGCATCACCCTGGCCGCCCGGCGCGGGCTGTGGGTGCTCGACTCCTCTGAACCGCACGTCGCCGCGCCACCGCACGCCGGGCATGCTTCCGTGTCCACGGGAGTCATCCATTGGAGTCGGCCGCTCTTCCCCCGGCATCCCGACTCCTGCGAGGACTCGCTCGAGAACGCACTGGTGCTCGCAGCCCGCTGCCAGCCACACGAGGCGGCGCTCGCCCTGTGGGAGTCGGCATTCAAGAAGGAGCTCGTCGATCCCGTCGTGCTCGGTCGGGTACCGCTGCCGCCGCATGCGAGGGAGATGCTCGAGCAGGCGACGCCGTTCGCGGATGCCGGTACCGAGAGCATCTTCCGCACGAGGCTGCGTTGGCTGAGGCTGCCGGTCACGCCGCAGGTATGGCTGCTCGGGCACCGAGTCGACTTCCTCATCGGCGAACGGCTCGTGGTGCAGATCGATGGCGGACACCACGTCGACGAGCAGCGGACGAGTGACATCGCGCACGACGCGCTGCTGAAGCTGCACGGCTTTCACGTCATCCGCATCAGCTACTCCCAGCTGATGGATCGCTGGCACGAGGTGCACGCCCTCATCATCGCGGCGATCGCGCAGCGTCTGCACCTCGCCGCATGA
- the rpsN gene encoding 30S ribosomal protein S14, with protein MAKKSKIARNEQRKVIVERYAERRAELKKTLVDPNATDEAREAARVGLQKLPRNASPIRVRSRDAIDGRPRGVLTKFGISRVRFRDMAHRGELPGITKSSW; from the coding sequence ATGGCGAAGAAGAGCAAGATCGCTCGCAACGAGCAGCGCAAGGTCATCGTCGAGCGCTACGCCGAGCGTCGCGCCGAGCTGAAGAAGACCCTGGTCGACCCGAACGCCACCGACGAGGCCCGCGAGGCCGCTCGCGTCGGCCTGCAGAAGCTGCCGCGCAACGCGTCGCCGATCCGCGTCCGTTCGCGTGACGCCATCGACGGCCGTCCCCGTGGCGTGCTCACGAAGTTCGGCATCTCGCGTGTCCGCTTCCGTGACATGGCCCACCGTGGTGAGCTGCCCGGCATCACCAAGTCGAGCTGGTAA
- the rpmB gene encoding 50S ribosomal protein L28, translating to MAAVCQVTGAVPGFGHNISHSHRRTKRRFDPNVQKKTYYVPSLGRKVTLNVSAKGIKVIDARGIEKVVADLKAKGVKL from the coding sequence ATGGCAGCAGTGTGCCAGGTGACCGGTGCTGTTCCCGGCTTCGGTCACAACATCTCGCACTCGCACCGCCGGACGAAGCGTCGCTTCGACCCGAACGTGCAGAAGAAGACCTACTACGTGCCGTCGCTCGGTCGTAAGGTCACCCTGAACGTGTCCGCCAAGGGCATCAAGGTGATCGACGCTCGCGGTATCGAGAAGGTCGTCGCGGACCTCAAGGCGAAGGGTGTGAAGCTCTAA
- a CDS encoding Gfo/Idh/MocA family protein: protein MAFTMGLVGAGQFAGQFATLFHHHPGISAVHVTDVVPSRAAELVASAGLAGVFESFDDMVASPAIDSIAIFTQRWTHGPLVVKALRAGKHVYSAVPMAITVDEIAAIIDAVRETGLTYMMGETSYYNPSTVYARQKLAAGEFGRLFYGEGDYVHDMDLGFYEAYQYSGGEEWKSTASYPPLLYPTHSIGGVLGAWPTHAVAVSAIGVIDERGDGVFEREVSQFDNDFSNATALFEVAGGGSMRINEFRRVGYPTHLRESRFRWFGTEGSFEQLARTTVWQNREGVEDISHLIDTHASVSVDDPALAHVAPALRDAFVSGYAAIHETERRRIPAELQSLHNGHEGSHHFLVDDFVRAVTDQTLPPVNAWQAARFTLPGVIAHESARRGGERLMIPDMGEPNAR, encoded by the coding sequence ATGGCGTTCACCATGGGGCTCGTCGGCGCGGGCCAGTTCGCAGGCCAGTTCGCCACCCTCTTCCATCATCATCCCGGCATCTCGGCTGTGCACGTCACTGATGTCGTGCCCTCGCGGGCCGCTGAGCTGGTGGCATCCGCGGGACTCGCGGGCGTCTTCGAGAGCTTCGACGACATGGTCGCGTCGCCTGCGATCGACTCGATCGCGATCTTCACTCAGCGCTGGACCCACGGTCCGCTGGTCGTCAAGGCGCTGCGCGCCGGCAAGCACGTGTACTCGGCCGTGCCGATGGCCATCACCGTCGACGAGATCGCCGCCATCATCGACGCGGTACGCGAGACCGGCCTCACCTACATGATGGGCGAGACGAGCTACTACAACCCGTCCACGGTGTACGCGAGGCAGAAGCTCGCCGCCGGGGAGTTCGGTCGGCTGTTCTACGGCGAGGGCGACTACGTCCACGACATGGACCTCGGCTTCTACGAGGCCTACCAGTACTCGGGCGGCGAGGAGTGGAAGAGCACGGCCAGCTATCCGCCGCTGCTCTACCCCACGCACTCCATCGGCGGCGTGCTCGGCGCCTGGCCCACCCATGCCGTGGCGGTCTCGGCCATCGGCGTGATCGACGAGCGCGGCGACGGCGTGTTCGAGCGCGAGGTCAGCCAGTTCGACAACGACTTCTCGAACGCCACCGCCCTGTTCGAGGTCGCCGGCGGCGGATCCATGCGGATCAACGAGTTCCGCCGGGTCGGCTACCCCACGCACCTGCGCGAATCGCGCTTCCGCTGGTTCGGCACCGAGGGATCGTTCGAGCAGCTCGCGCGCACCACCGTCTGGCAGAACCGCGAGGGCGTCGAGGACATCTCGCACCTCATCGACACCCACGCCTCCGTTTCCGTCGACGACCCCGCGCTCGCCCACGTGGCCCCGGCGCTGCGCGATGCATTCGTGTCGGGCTATGCCGCGATCCACGAGACCGAGCGCCGGCGCATCCCCGCCGAGCTGCAGTCGCTGCACAACGGCCACGAGGGCAGTCATCACTTCCTCGTGGACGACTTCGTGCGTGCCGTGACGGATCAGACGCTGCCGCCGGTGAACGCGTGGCAGGCCGCGAGGTTCACTCTGCCGGGTGTCATCGCGCACGAGTCGGCGCGTCGCGGGGGCGAGCGCCTTATGATTCCCGATATGGGGGAACCGAATGCACGCTGA
- a CDS encoding DNA-3-methyladenine glycosylase has translation MDRADLLSLPVEVAPRLLGAELRTLVDGVETALRITEVEAYHGRGTGDVPDPGSHARMGPTARNATMWGEPGHLYVYLSHGIHSCINVVCGPEGTAGGILLRAGEIIEGVDAAARRRGVATPLSRIALRDLARGPGRLGQALGLRHALHDGIDFVTGAEQNGARAQLSWGEPVRDVSAGPRVGVAGIAGTDAFPWRFWITEDPTVSPFRWGRGAREAAGL, from the coding sequence ATCGATCGCGCAGACCTGCTGAGCCTTCCGGTCGAGGTCGCACCGCGACTGCTGGGCGCCGAGCTGCGAACCCTCGTCGACGGCGTCGAGACGGCGCTGCGCATCACCGAGGTCGAGGCCTACCACGGCAGGGGCACCGGCGACGTGCCCGACCCCGGGTCCCACGCCCGGATGGGACCGACCGCGCGCAACGCCACCATGTGGGGCGAACCCGGTCACCTGTACGTGTATCTCAGCCACGGCATCCACTCGTGTATCAACGTCGTATGCGGCCCGGAGGGGACGGCGGGCGGAATCCTGCTGCGAGCGGGCGAGATCATCGAGGGGGTGGATGCCGCGGCCCGCCGCAGGGGCGTCGCCACGCCCCTGTCGCGCATCGCCCTGCGCGACCTCGCCCGCGGACCGGGTCGCCTCGGTCAGGCGCTCGGACTGCGGCATGCGCTGCACGACGGCATCGACTTCGTGACCGGAGCCGAGCAGAACGGCGCCCGCGCTCAGCTGAGCTGGGGAGAGCCGGTCCGCGACGTCTCGGCCGGACCGCGCGTGGGGGTGGCGGGGATCGCCGGCACGGATGCCTTCCCCTGGCGGTTCTGGATCACCGAAGACCCGACCGTGTCGCCCTTCCGCTGGGGGCGAGGCGCGCGAGAGGCGGCGGGGCTCTGA
- a CDS encoding cytochrome c oxidase assembly protein yields the protein MNSYRLAGLAILVVSGVAGLIVALVVGGGAVPPKLLDPGPVVMWGLPAVKLVANLGAAAMLGSLVLALFGLRAGSRPFEVAIDTASVGAAVFTIGSGLTAFLTFMAAFNPKLTADRSFGEQFGRYLLELPLGQAWLITTLMGAVITLLLFGWRSWTGTMLTAVLAAAAFLPMATQGHSGDVAGHTVAVNAILLHTIGAAVWVGGVLLLVILRHVGSRAAAQNAGKATTPDARIDLPVLVGRYSSLAIAAFAVVAFSGVARTVVALGEWSELLSPYGLIVIAKAVALVGLGLFGAWYRRRLIPHLDGDREKRSFWSLILGELALMGLASGAAAALARTPPPLGEEAPAVQTPAERLTRSPLPPELTPDRWFTSFDLDVLWIVAVAFGVFLYVAGIVRLRRRGDAWPVHRTVFWMSGLALLLWVTNGPINAYQDYLFSVHMAGHMLLSMAIPVLLVAGAPITLALRSIHKRDDGTRGGREWILWAVHSPYSRFITHPFVAAAIFALSLWAFYFTDLVRWAMYDHLGHEWMIIHFLISGYLFAMTLIGVDPIPYRLPYAGRLITLIAVMATHAFFGMAIMMQSGLIVAEWYGSMGRTWGPTPMEDQYIGGGIAWSVGEIPTLILAITLAIQWSRSDARLQRRRDRHADRTGDAELEEYNAQLARMAERDSAR from the coding sequence GTGAATTCCTACCGTCTCGCTGGCCTGGCGATCCTCGTCGTCAGCGGGGTCGCAGGACTCATCGTCGCCCTGGTCGTCGGCGGCGGGGCGGTGCCGCCGAAGCTGCTCGATCCTGGCCCCGTCGTCATGTGGGGCCTGCCCGCCGTCAAGCTCGTCGCCAACCTGGGCGCGGCCGCGATGCTCGGCTCCCTGGTGCTCGCGCTGTTCGGCCTGCGCGCCGGCTCGCGCCCCTTCGAGGTCGCGATCGACACGGCATCCGTGGGAGCCGCCGTCTTCACCATCGGATCCGGCCTCACCGCCTTTCTCACCTTCATGGCGGCCTTCAACCCGAAGCTCACCGCCGACCGATCGTTCGGCGAGCAGTTCGGGCGGTACCTGCTCGAACTGCCTCTCGGGCAGGCCTGGCTGATCACCACCCTGATGGGCGCGGTGATCACCCTGCTGCTCTTCGGCTGGCGCAGCTGGACGGGCACGATGCTGACGGCTGTGCTCGCCGCCGCGGCGTTCCTGCCGATGGCCACGCAGGGCCATTCGGGCGACGTCGCCGGCCACACCGTCGCCGTCAACGCGATCCTGCTGCATACGATCGGCGCGGCGGTCTGGGTGGGCGGCGTGCTGCTGCTCGTCATCCTCCGCCACGTCGGCAGCCGGGCGGCGGCGCAGAACGCGGGCAAGGCCACGACCCCGGATGCCCGCATCGACCTCCCCGTGCTGGTCGGGCGCTACTCGTCGCTGGCCATCGCCGCGTTCGCGGTCGTGGCGTTCTCGGGCGTCGCCCGCACCGTGGTCGCGCTGGGGGAGTGGAGCGAGTTGCTCTCGCCCTACGGGCTGATCGTCATCGCGAAGGCGGTGGCGCTGGTCGGCCTCGGTCTGTTCGGCGCCTGGTACCGGCGTCGCCTCATCCCCCACCTCGACGGCGACCGTGAGAAGCGCTCGTTCTGGTCGCTGATCCTCGGCGAACTCGCCCTCATGGGCCTCGCGTCCGGCGCCGCCGCAGCGCTCGCCCGCACCCCTCCGCCCCTCGGCGAGGAGGCGCCCGCAGTGCAGACCCCTGCCGAGCGGCTCACCCGCAGCCCGCTGCCGCCGGAGCTGACCCCCGATCGCTGGTTCACCTCGTTCGACCTCGACGTGCTGTGGATAGTGGCGGTCGCGTTCGGCGTCTTCCTCTACGTCGCCGGGATCGTCCGGCTGCGTCGCCGGGGGGATGCCTGGCCCGTGCACCGCACGGTCTTCTGGATGTCAGGGTTGGCGCTGCTGCTGTGGGTGACGAACGGGCCGATCAACGCGTACCAGGACTATTTGTTCAGCGTGCACATGGCGGGACACATGCTGCTGAGCATGGCGATCCCCGTGCTGCTGGTGGCAGGCGCGCCGATCACCCTGGCGCTGCGCAGCATCCACAAGCGCGACGACGGCACACGCGGCGGCCGGGAGTGGATCCTGTGGGCGGTGCACTCGCCGTACTCGCGCTTCATCACGCATCCGTTCGTCGCCGCCGCCATCTTCGCGCTGTCGCTGTGGGCGTTCTACTTCACAGACCTGGTGCGCTGGGCGATGTACGACCACCTCGGCCACGAGTGGATGATCATCCACTTCCTCATCTCGGGCTACCTGTTCGCGATGACGCTGATCGGCGTCGACCCCATCCCTTACCGCCTGCCCTACGCGGGTCGTCTGATCACGCTCATCGCGGTGATGGCGACGCACGCGTTCTTCGGCATGGCGATCATGATGCAGTCGGGGCTGATCGTCGCCGAGTGGTACGGGTCGATGGGCAGAACGTGGGGCCCGACCCCGATGGAGGATCAGTACATCGGCGGCGGCATCGCGTGGTCGGTCGGCGAGATCCCGACGTTGATCCTGGCGATCACGCTCGCGATCCAGTGGTCGAGATCGGATGCCAGGCTGCAGCGTCGACGCGACAGGCACGCCGATCGCACCGGCGACGCCGAGCTCGAGGAGTACAACGCGCAGCTGGCCCGCATGGCCGAGCGCGACAGCGCTCGCTGA